Part of the Mangifera indica cultivar Alphonso chromosome 4, CATAS_Mindica_2.1, whole genome shotgun sequence genome, TATGATCAAAATCTTTCCGATATTATAAATTCTTCTTATTTCGATTGAAATATACCCAGTTCCAAGGTgattatatctatatttttatatgtatttcatctcaaatttttGTTAGCAGGGTTCGGTGTCGGTTAGATTTCAGTTGCACGAAACAAGCTTCTGCTTTGTGTGTAGTCACTTAGCTTCGGGGGGAAGAGAAGGAGATGAGAAACACAGAAACTCTGATGTTGCCGAAATATTATCTCGAACAAGCTTCCCTAATGGAGGCCCATCTCTTAATCTGCCTCAAAATATTCTGGATCACGAGTATGACTACTCttcatttaatatttcattgttaaaatatccaaatcattaattcataattatgcaattattaatgttaatttgCCGCTATACAATTTAAACAACTCTTGAAAACAAaacatcaatatataataaatcaattaagaccttgtaattaatttcttattttttaatatttgttagtTGCTTTATTTTACATGGTGGAGACTCACTTGGTAGATAAACCAACTGCAAAGAATCATTTTCGTGAATagtttacaaatttatattaattttttataataattaagttcTTAAATCAGGTTGATTTCTTGATCAACACGTCAAAAAATAACTTTAACAGCTAATTAAACAACTAGTAACCGTctttcattattataataagCTTTTTTGAAGACAAAGTATCACGCTGATATCAGCTAATTGCTTATTAGTCGTCATACATACAGTGAGGTTATTTTGCTTGGGGATTTAAATTATAGAATTTCCCTACCAGAAGAGACAATTCGTTTATTGGTGGAAAGAACAGAATGGAATCCATTGCTAGAAAGTGATCAggtaaactaaattaattaattatttgaagaacaaattaattagctttatgtttatttgttttctagATTTGGCTTTGAAATTGTGCTCTAATTTTGATATAGCTAAGGATGGAGCTGATGAATGGACAAATATTCCAAGGTTGGAATGAAGGATCAATCAAATTCGCTCCAActtataaatattgtataaactcTGATATATACTATGGCTGTGTTCAAgacaaaaaatgcaaaaaatggCGTGCACCCGCAtggtaatttatattaaaataactctTGAAAGAATGAGTGAAAATTATTacgaaaaaaataatttgttttctttaatatatatttcaggTGTGACCGAATAATTTGGAGTGGAAAGAGATTAAAGCAACATCTATATACTAGAGGAGAAACAAAATTGTCTGATCACCGACCGGTGAAGGCTATATTTTCTGCAGAAGTTGAGATTTTACGAACGTCAGAAGGTATTCAAAGTTTGTTCATGTAGGAGAGATTCGACAGAATTGTAACCCACTGTGAGGTATCGTTAAGCGATGATAGTTTTTTATGTCCAGGAAGAGCTTCAAGCTTTCAAGTCAGAGGAtgaagataattataattaacattatcttatattataagagtgtgagtgtgtgtgtgtgtgtgtgtatagaaGACGGTGTTATCTACTGAGAAGTTGCACAGCATGTTCAAGACTAAGGATACTGTAACGAAGTTGCAAAGCTGCTGGTGACAGGTTGCTGCTGACACTGTGTTGAAATCAGGAGCTGAAGTTTAAAGCCTTGAGTTGAAGTTAAAGACTTGTCTTGGGTAGCTTTGATGCAAAAGGTGGGGCTGTGTAAACAAGAGAGGATGGGTTTAAGACCTACTGCTGTCATTTATGCACTTATATGATACAATGGTTGCTTGCAGGTCAGTCATTATACCTCGAGAATTCATCTATTTAGGCTAATTGATTCTATTTCAAATGAGTaatctaattcaaataagagtTTCTCGTAAATTTTCCATATTTGTGTTTGTTTACTAGTTCTTCAACAATTGTGATTAATTTTGAGAAAGATTGCCAGGCTGTCAGAatcaattttgtatataaacaaataaaactaatttagtTGGTGAGAATTTACTAGAAGTTAGTTTCTCTTCCTTGCTCTTGATTGTTTTGCAATTTGCTTCTTTATTCATCtatgattttattatagtaTGGGAGCTAATGGCACAAAATCTTGAGGACTCAATCAACAACTCttatgcacaaaaaaaaaactcatgaGATCgtgttagaaattttctgatATGGGCTAACAATAATTATgcttttggtttaataaaaccaGATAATTGAATAGTCACATTAAGAGGTGATCTAGATATTTCTAAAATCCTAAAgtttatttagtattttataatctgtATGTAAATGTTGGGATTATAGTTGATTGACTTATTTTATTCagtttatgcaaaataaattttacatgtGTCATTAGAGCAAATGCATTAGGTTATAGAATATAAGTCAAAGAATTAAAATCAGgataaattttctaaaactaGGGTTTGATTGAAAGTCCAAATTAAAGTTTATTTCCTTTAGGGTCTGGATTTAATCAAGAAATCCAACCCTAGAATTAAGAACAAACATATTGAATTTCATAATAGCTATGAAATTTCAtgcataaaacataattttccaATAGAAATTCCACCTAAAACTTGGTAGCGTGCGGTTGTCGCCTCTACCTCAATTTCTAGCAAAATTGGAGGTGGCTAAA contains:
- the LOC123213668 gene encoding type IV inositol polyphosphate 5-phosphatase 9-like; its protein translation is MPSLYHQPSLRETIFNHHKETQNFKVFVSTWNLGGFAPEEDLDMEDWLDTRNNSCDIYVLGFQEILPLRALNVLGPENNKMLKKWNAMIRKALNKRSHSGDKIQNDKLDEVQSLSPIKEGKLYENNIPHEEFRCIISKQMVGICISVWIRTDLRQYIRHPSVSCVGCGIMGCLGNKGSVSVRFQLHETSFCFVCSHLASGGREGDEKHRNSDVAEILSRTSFPNGGPSLNLPQNILDHDEVILLGDLNYRISLPEETIRLLVERTEWNPLLESDQLRMELMNGQIFQGWNEGSIKFAPTYKYCINSDIYYGCVQDKKCKKWRAPAWCDRIIWSGKRLKQHLYTRGETKLSDHRPVKAIFSAEVEILRTSEGIQSLFM